The window ATATAATACAAATGACTATACATTAATCAAAAAGATGCTATAATTATATTGAGAAAGAAAAGGCTTACTTAATTAGTTTATGATATAATACATGAGAATGAAAATGGGGGAGAAGTAGAATGACAAAATATGAATATATTGCTGATGTTATCCGAAAACGTATTTTATCTGGTGAATATCCTGAAAACACCTTAATTCCTAATCAAATTGAATTAGTAGAAGAATTTAACGTTAGTCGTATGACAATCAAAAAAGCCATTAATATCTTAATGATGGAAGGACTTGTCTATAGTCAACGAGGCTTAGGAACAACTGTTTTAAACAATCAGTTACCTGAAAGAAGTGCCACATTGGCAACTGATTATTCTGGTTTAACAAAAGGATTAGAAGGAAAAGAAATACAGAGTAATGTCATTAAATTTGATGTGACATTTCCTAATGAACTGACCCAGGAAAAGTTAAAAATCTCATCACATCATCCGGTTTATGAAATTATTCGATTAAGAATCGTTGATGAAGAGCCTTATGCTTTAGAACATACCTTGATGCCGGTTGATCTAGTACCAGGGTTAACGAAAGAGATTGCTTCGCACTCAATCTATTCTTATTTAGAGCAGATTGGGATAGAATTTGCTGGGGCCCATCGTAATATCCATGCAGATAAATCTAATGAATTGGACCACCAATATTTAGAGTGTGCCATCACAGATCCCGTATTGGAAGTAGAACAAGTTGTTTACTTAAAAAATTCACGTCCAATCGAGTTTTCTAGAAGTAGAAATCGTTATGATAAAAAGAGCTATACAGTACTAGATGTCATGTAGGAGGGATTAGATGAAAGTTGTAGAAGGGTTTATGCCATTTAAAGGTCTTAAAACATACTACAGAATAATTGGAGAAAAAAGAGAAGGAAAAGCACCGCTAATATTGATTCATGGGGGACCAGGTTCAAGCCATAATTATTTTGAATTACTCGATTCACTAGCTGAAGAGGGGCATCAATTAATTATGTATGACCAAATAGGTTGTGGCCAATCACCTGCTAAGGGACGAGTAGATTTATTTAATCTTTCAACATGGAAAGAAGAACTTATTGCATTACGTCAACACTTGAAACTTGATGATGTTCATCTGTTAGGTCAATCTTGGGGTGGTATGTTGGTAATTGCATATCTTATTGATGAAAAACCAGAAGGCGTTAGAAGTGCAATTTTTTCAAGCACTTTGTCTTCAGCCAATCTATGGAAACAAGAGCAAGAAAGAATGATTCGCTTAATGACGGAAGAGAACCAAATGTATTTACTAAATGAGAAACCAACAGATCCTAAGACATTAAAAGCTTATCAAAAAGCGGAAGACTTATACATGTTAACACATGCTTCAGGTCCCATCAATGACACATCACCTGAGCCATTAAGAAGGCCCAAACATTCAGGGAAAGAAGCGTATATCACAGCATGGGGACCTAATGAATTTTCACCAAAAGGTAATTTAAAGGATTTTGATTATACAGAGAAATTAAAGTTGATTACTGTTCCGGTCTTAATCACAAGTGGAGTAGATGACTTATCAACGCCTTTGATTAACAAAACAATGTATGATCACCTCTCAGATGCTAAGTGGGAGTTATTCGCTCATAGTCGTCATATGCCATTTTCTGATGAAACGAAAAAGTATCAGAAGTTATTAAATGAGTGGTTATTAACCCACTAAAAAACATGACATCCATAGTGGATGTCATGTTTTTTAGTGATAACGATTAGCAAATGATTGCCAATCAATTTGTCTAGCTTCACACCATGTTTTTAGTGGATCCATGAGTACGATGTCTGAAGAAGTTAAGCTTGTAACAGTATCAGCACTTAAAAGTGTCATTAACGTTTGAATGGTATTTTTCCAACGTTCAACCTCTGCAATCGTCTCATCAACCCCTTCATTTAAAACCAAATGTAAGAAGTGGCCAGATAATCCAACCGCTTTAGCACCTAAGGCTAAAGATTTAACAATATCATAAGGATTTCTGATACCCCTGATGCAATGAGGTTAATATCTTGATGAATAGCGTAACCTTCTAGTAATGAAATAGCTGTAGACTGTCCCCAATCTTCAGCAAATGCGAACTCTTGGTGTTCACGTCGTGCATTCTCTATTTTTAAGAAATTAGTACCACCGTTACCACTGACATCAATTGTTTTAACGCCTGCTTGGGATAGACGTTGAATGGTCTCTTTACTCATACCAAAGCCAACTTCTTTTACAATAACAGGAACGCCGATTGTTTGAACAGTCTTTTCAATATTATTTAACCATGTGTCAAATATACGTTCTCCTTCAGGCATTACTAATTCTTGTGGCGCATTAACGTGAATTTGTAATGCGTCAGCTTTCAGGATGTCGACGGCTCTTTGATAATTTTCAATCGGATGTTCTGGTCCTAAGTTGGCAAAGATTTTACCATTAGGATTTGTTTGACGAATAATTTCAAAACTAGGAGCTGTTTCAGGATGCTTAATGCCTGCACTAACCGATCCAGAAGCTATTGCAAGCCCTGTTTCTCTAGCGACAGTTGCTAAATCTTGATTAATTTTATATGTTTTATCGCTACCACCAGTCATACCATTAATAAAGAAAGGAAAAGGGAAATCCATATCAGCAAACCGAGTGGCTAGACTAACATTTTCCTTATTGACTGTTGGAAATGAATGATGAACAAATTTAATCGCATCAAAATGATCAGCTCGACGTTCGTGATAGAAAGCTTCTGCTAATTCTACATGTTCATCTTTACGATTAGTGTGTTGTGTCATGGTAATCATCCTTTCTGATTAAACTTGTTTTACGTAATCATAATGTACCAAAAGCGGAAGTGGTGTGATATTTTTTCCTAACCATTCAGTAAATAATGGTGTATAAGTTGGTCGTTTTTCAATAATGACAATGCCACAATCGCCACCACCAGCACCGGATGATTTTGCAGCGCCACCGTATTCTTCAGCAATTTCGCACATTTCAAAAAGAGTTGATGTTTCAATCTGAATACCACTACTTTTTCCTAGTTGTTGTAGTAATTGGCGATTTTGTTTGATACCGGTTTGGATTGTTTTAATCTCTTGCTCTTTAAATCCTTCTAACATCTTTTCAACAACCGTTTTGCTTTCTGCTAAAAAGTGCGTGTAACACTCTCGAATTTCAGCTTTCTCATCGTTAATTAAGTCAACCAAATGAGTCGTAGAAGCAGGTGTACCCGTCCAACCAATTAATAATTCTAGGTTATTAGGCACTTGTAAGGGTTCGATATTTAATAAAGGCCAGTCCATTTCTAAAAGTTCGGATAAACTGTGCTCGCTAATCTTATTCATTAGCCATTCTCGGTCAAAGCATGAGTAAGCAATCCATCCGCCAAAAGAACTTGCAGCTAAATCTCCAAATGAACCGTTACTATTGATTGCTAAGTGCGTAATAGCTGCTAGTTTATATAAGGTTTCAGAAGTGAAGGGCACATGATAAAATTTTAATAACGCCTTGATTGTTGCAACGGTTACCGCTCCACTTGAGCCTAAACCATATTTACGTCCATCGTGGTTATCTAAATCACTTTCTATTTCTAAATTAAAGAAGTGTAGTGGTTTATTCAATTCAGATAAATATTTTTCTGTTGTCGTTACAGCTTCAACGACATAGGCAAACGGATTTTCACGTTGGTCCATGAAAAATTTTCCTTGTTTACGCGTCCAAGGGATAGGGAACCCATTCGTTAAGCTTGAACGAATCGTCCCCAAATTATTCGTTTGCGTTAATTTTACAGTGATATATTGATTAAGCGCGACTAAAATAGCGGGATGACCAGGTTCTAGTACGGCATATTCACCGGCAATATATAGTTTGCCAGGTGCGCTAGCTTTTATCATGTGATTCTTCCTTTCTTATTCGACCGACAAGAGGTAAGCGTCTTTACCTACACCAGAAATAATGGTTGTGTTATCGGGAAATGATTGATCTAATAGTTTCTTTATTTCGTCAGCTTTATCCGCTTGACAGATAACTTTAACGTTTGGTCCAGCATCCATTGTATAGTAACAAGGGATTCCTTGTCCACGTATCTCACGAATTCTTTGTAAAACTTTAACGGTTAGAGGTTCCCAATAGCTAAATGGAGGATTTGCACCCAGCATTGTCCCATGCATCTTCATACCGTTAGCTTCTGTAAGTTCTCCTAAAGCAATAAAGTCTTGATTATTAATAGCTTGTTTGATTGCTTTAATATCTTGTCCGGCTTGTTCTACCCATGCTGGATAAAAAGGAGACGTCTCAACAGTCAATTTCATTCCTTCACGGCTGGAAATTTCTTTTTTGCGTGTATTAACTGGAATAGTTAGCATGGCAATATTCCAATCGGCATCATCTACTTTGATAGCATAACTATCACTTCCATCAGTTTCAATGCCCATTTGCCACTCTACAAAGCCACCGTATATACTTCGAGTCGCACTACCAGAACCTTGACGAACAAAGGTGGAAAGTGTTTGTTTATCCATTCTTAACACAAATAATTCGTTTAAGGCGGTTCCCAGGGCAGCAAATGCTGAAGCTGATGATGCTAACCCTGCTGCGGTCGGTACATGATTATGACTTTCTACCAAAACAGCAGACTTAATAGACGATTGTGTACGGAATAATTCTATAAACTTCGAAATTTTAACACATTCTTCTAGAGGTTGTTCTACACCATTTAAGAAAAAAACATCCTGGTCTCCGTCAATAAAAGAGACTGTGGTATCAGTATAAAATTCATCTAATGTAAGTGACAACGAACTATTCATTGGTAAAAATAATGTCGTATCACGTTTTCCCCAATATTTAATTAAGGCAATATTTGTATGTGCGCGTGCTGTGACGCGTGAATGTTTCATATAAATTAGTCTCCCATCTGATAAAGCCAAGTATTTTTTGCACCATGTGAAGTTAGTGCCTTTTGGATGTGCTGAGCTTCTTGTTTAGAAGTTGCTAAGGCAATCATACAACCACCTCGACCACCACCAGTTAATTTAGCCCCAATTGCACCATTATTTAGCGCCACTTTTACAAGTTGATCAAGGCAATCATTAGAAACATTAAGTTTCGCTAGTAGCTGATGAGAGGCTATCATCGCTTTCCCTAGGTCTAGTGGCTGATTATTTGTAATATAAATTTTTGACGCTTCAGCGAGTTCTCCAAGACGGCTAATCATCTCACTAACTTCCTTCTGGTGTTGTTTTGACGC is drawn from Vagococcus xieshaowenii and contains these coding sequences:
- a CDS encoding GntR family transcriptional regulator; translation: MTKYEYIADVIRKRILSGEYPENTLIPNQIELVEEFNVSRMTIKKAINILMMEGLVYSQRGLGTTVLNNQLPERSATLATDYSGLTKGLEGKEIQSNVIKFDVTFPNELTQEKLKISSHHPVYEIIRLRIVDEEPYALEHTLMPVDLVPGLTKEIASHSIYSYLEQIGIEFAGAHRNIHADKSNELDHQYLECAITDPVLEVEQVVYLKNSRPIEFSRSRNRYDKKSYTVLDVM
- a CDS encoding phosphomevalonate kinase produces the protein MIKASAPGKLYIAGEYAVLEPGHPAILVALNQYITVKLTQTNNLGTIRSSLTNGFPIPWTRKQGKFFMDQRENPFAYVVEAVTTTEKYLSELNKPLHFFNLEIESDLDNHDGRKYGLGSSGAVTVATIKALLKFYHVPFTSETLYKLAAITHLAINSNGSFGDLAASSFGGWIAYSCFDREWLMNKISEHSLSELLEMDWPLLNIEPLQVPNNLELLIGWTGTPASTTHLVDLINDEKAEIRECYTHFLAESKTVVEKMLEGFKEQEIKTIQTGIKQNRQLLQQLGKSSGIQIETSTLFEMCEIAEEYGGAAKSSGAGGGDCGIVIIEKRPTYTPLFTEWLGKNITPLPLLVHYDYVKQV
- the mvaD gene encoding diphosphomevalonate decarboxylase, which gives rise to MKHSRVTARAHTNIALIKYWGKRDTTLFLPMNSSLSLTLDEFYTDTTVSFIDGDQDVFFLNGVEQPLEECVKISKFIELFRTQSSIKSAVLVESHNHVPTAAGLASSASAFAALGTALNELFVLRMDKQTLSTFVRQGSGSATRSIYGGFVEWQMGIETDGSDSYAIKVDDADWNIAMLTIPVNTRKKEISSREGMKLTVETSPFYPAWVEQAGQDIKAIKQAINNQDFIALGELTEANGMKMHGTMLGANPPFSYWEPLTVKVLQRIREIRGQGIPCYYTMDAGPNVKVICQADKADEIKKLLDQSFPDNTTIISGVGKDAYLLSVE
- the pepI gene encoding proline iminopeptidase, encoding MKVVEGFMPFKGLKTYYRIIGEKREGKAPLILIHGGPGSSHNYFELLDSLAEEGHQLIMYDQIGCGQSPAKGRVDLFNLSTWKEELIALRQHLKLDDVHLLGQSWGGMLVIAYLIDEKPEGVRSAIFSSTLSSANLWKQEQERMIRLMTEENQMYLLNEKPTDPKTLKAYQKAEDLYMLTHASGPINDTSPEPLRRPKHSGKEAYITAWGPNEFSPKGNLKDFDYTEKLKLITVPVLITSGVDDLSTPLINKTMYDHLSDAKWELFAHSRHMPFSDETKKYQKLLNEWLLTH